TGAAAAGGTCTCACACAGAGGGCACAGAGAACACAGAGGAACAGCGGAAGAGATTGAAGTTCTCTCCGTGTCCTCCGTGTCCTCTGTGTGATGCCAATCTGTTTCTCGCGAACCAGAACAATGCTCGGAAACGTGGTATGATTCCAATCTGTTGCTGTTCTGTTTGGAACCAGAACGATGCTCCGAAACGTGGTATCATACCAGTTCGCAGAGGATCGCTCGGGTATATAGGTCCCTGAAAAATCTCAACCGGTTCGGAACCAGAATCATGCTCTGCAACATGGGTGTCACGCGTCTTCCGGGATTCGCGCTGCGCTGAAGGCTGTCGATCCGGAGAGAGCCCGGTGCGCTGATCCAGGACTCGCCGCCGAAGCCGGCCGGGACACGGAGGAAACGGAGGCCGACGGAGAACCGGGAGGGTTCTCTGTTGACTCTGTGTGGTCCCTTCGCTGGAGAATCCGGATCCTGACGCAACCTGGAACGACAAAGCCGCAAGCCTCTGCCGTGGAGAGACTTGCGGCTCATTGCCCCCGGAGGATTCGAACCTCCACCAGCGGTTCCAAAGACCGCTGTGCTGCCATTACACCAGGGGGCACCCTGGTCCGCGGATCTGCGAGGCGGGAGAACGACTTACGACCGCGGAAGGCGCAAAAAGCTAACGGCGCGCGCCCGCGAAATCAACCGCCGCCCGTGGCCGACGGCCCCAGCGCGCCCGTCTCCACCCAGGCCGGCACCGCGGTCCGCGCGTACTCGTAGCCCGCGGCCACGATGCTCTCCAGCGCGTCGAACTCCATGAGCCCGAAGGCGTCGATCGGGGGGCGCAGGCAGACGTCGGCCAGCTCCATCGCCTCGCGCTCGCGGTAGGCGCTGTGCAGGAGCGAGGCGCGCATCACCACCTCCATGAGGGAGGGGAAGCGCACGGGGCGGCGCAGCAAGCGGCCCTTGAGCACCTGCCTGGGGGTGGGGACCTGGTCGCAGGTGAAGGCGGCGTCCTCCTCCACCGACACCTCCGAGGCGATCACCACCCCCGCGCCCAGCTGCCGCATCACGTCCGACGGCAGGTTGTTCAGCAGCGCGCCGTCCACCAGCAGCTCGTTCCCCTCCAGCACGGGCGGCGCGATGCCGGGGAGCGAGGCGCTGGCGGTGGCGGCCCGGAGCAGCGAGCCCCGGCGGTGCACCACCATCTCGGCGGTGGTGAGGTTGCTGGAGACGCAGAAGAAGGGGATCCAGAGGTCCTCGATCTCCAGGTCGCCGTACATCATCCGCCCGCACACCTCGGCCTTGGCGGTGCTGAGCACCGACACCAGCGGCAGGGTGAAGACGCGGTGCGGCCGCATCTCGATCCACATCCGCCGGTTCATCTCCACCATCTTCTCGGGGCTCCACCCCATGGCGGTCTGCGCGGCCAGCGAGGCGCCCATGCTGGTGCCGCCCACCAGGTCCACCGGCACCCCCGCCTCGCGCAGCGCCCGCAGCACCCCGATGTGGGCGAAGCCGCGCGCCCCGCCGCCCCCCAGCACCAGCCCCACGGCGCGCCCGGCCAGGTGGCGCGCCAGCCGGGCCAGGTCGGCCGCGTCGCCCCAGCGCAGGTGGTGGTGGTCCTCCACGCGGCGCGCGTCCAGCCAGCGGCGCGTGCCCCGCGGGAGCCCGTCGCTCCCCTCGGGGTGCACCAGCACCAGCGAGCGCCGCGCGTCGGTGACGCCGCGGTCCACGCTCAGGAGCCCCTTCTCCACCTCGTCGGGGCCGGGGTCCTCGTCGGCGCGCGCCAGCAGGAGCACGTGGTCGGCGCGGCGCAGGCAGCGGCGCGTCCAGGCCGACACGCGCGGCTGGGCCTCGAACACCACGAAGCGGTGGGCCGCCTCGCGCGCCTCCAGCCACGCCAGGAGCCGCGCGGCCTCGGGGGCGTCCTCCCACGCGTCGGCCAGGCCCGGCTCGCCCGTCATCTCGTTGACCACGGGGGCGGAGAGCCGGAGCGTGGGCCCGTGCCGGGCGAGCGCGGCCGCCAGCCGTTCGCAGAAGGCGGACACCGGCGCGCCGGGGCTGGCCCCCAGCACGGCCACGCTCGCCACGCGCGCCCCCGTGGCCGTCCCGGCGTCGCCCTTGTGCAGCCGCTCCACCAGGCTGCGGGCCACGTGGCGCAGGAGCTGGGGGCGCCCGGCGACCAGCGCCTCGAACTCGGCGTTGGTGAACTCCACCAGCACGCTGTCGCGCACCGCGCGCACGCGGGCGCTGCGGGCCTCGCCCAGGAAGAAGCTCTTCTCGCCGATGCTCTCGCCGCGCCCCACCTCGCCCAGCGCCCGCACGCTCCCGTCGCGCTCCACCCGCTCCACCGCCAGGCGCCCGCTCACCACGAAGAAGAGCGAGCCGGAGGGCGCGCCCTGCTCGAAGAGGAGCTGCCCGCGGTCCAGGTACGCCCAGTCGGCGGCCCGTTCCAGCTCGTCCAGGAACGCCCCGTCCAGCGGCCCCACCATGGGGCACAGGCGGCAGAGGAGCTGGCGCTGCTGCACGCGGCGCAGCGCGGCGCGCAGGTCGGGGTGGCGGTCCTCCAGCCGCAGCGTGTCGGCCTCGGGCACGCGCGCGAGGCTCGCGGGGCCCACGGCGCGCACCCGCGCGGGGAGCGGGGCCGCCGCCAGCGGCTGCAGCTCGTCGAACGCCTCCCCCGCCGCGATCAGGCGGATGCGCGCCTCCTCCTCGCCCGGGCGGGGCTCCACCGCCTCCACCTCGCCCTCGAGTACCAGGTAGAGCGCGTCGCCCGCGTGGTCCCCCTCGAAGAGCGCCTGGCCGGGCTCCAGGCGCACCGGCCGGGCGGCCGCGGCCAATGCCTGGAGCGACTCCTCCGCGAGCCCCGCGAAGAGCGGCGACGCGCGGAAGCCGGAGACCAGCTCGGGAGGAGGGGCTTCGAGCGACTGCATGAGAAACCGCTGCGGGTGAGCAGGCGTGGCGGATGGTCGAAGATGTGCCGGGCGGGCGCTCAGAGCAAGGCGTGCCTGGTCGATCCTTCCCCGATCGAGTGTTCCCCGATTGAAATCGGGGGCTACGAAAACACGAAGTCCGCCCTGCGCGGACTGCTCGCCGAGGCTCGCTGGGAGGGCCGTCGAGGCGGGAGGACCTCGCCCCCGCAGCCTCGCGCGGTTTGCGAGGCTTCCTGCGGTTGTTGCCGCGGCTTGAGCCGCCCGGACCGAGACCAGTCCCCCGACTCGATTCAACCCGGCACCGGCGCCGGCTCCGCGTCCAGCGTGCGGGCCCGCCAGCAGCGCATCCCCAGCGCCTCCAGCCGCGCCGCCGCCCGCTCGCGCTCCGCCTCGCCCTCGAAGACGCCGAAAACGGAGGAGCCGCTCCCCGCCAGCAGCGCGATCCGCGCCCCCTCGGCCCGCAGCCCGGCGAGCGCATCGGCGAGGACGGGGATGCGCTCCACGACGACGGGCTCGAAGTCGTTCCCCGCCAGCGCGGCGACGGCGTCCCAGCTCACCAGCGCCTGGGGGTCGAGGAGGGTCGCGCGGGGTCGATACGTCCCCCCGCGCAGCTCCGCGACGCGGCGGAAGGCGTCGGCGGTGGGCATCGCCTGGCCGGGGTGGGCGACCAGGACGGGGCGCGGGGGGAGCGGCGGGAGCGGGAGCAGGCGCTCGCCCCGCCCCCACGCCAGCGCGAGCGGCGATCCGCAGGCGAAGAACGGCACGTCGCTCCCCAGCTCGGCCGCCATCTGCAGCAGCGCCGTGCGCGGGAAGATTCCGCCGTGCAGCGCGTTCAGCGCCCGCAGCACCGCCGCCGCGTCGGAGCTGCCGCCGCCGAGGCCGGCGGCGGAGGGGATGCGCTT
The Longimicrobium sp. genome window above contains:
- a CDS encoding cyclic nucleotide-binding domain-containing protein — encoded protein: MQSLEAPPPELVSGFRASPLFAGLAEESLQALAAAARPVRLEPGQALFEGDHAGDALYLVLEGEVEAVEPRPGEEEARIRLIAAGEAFDELQPLAAAPLPARVRAVGPASLARVPEADTLRLEDRHPDLRAALRRVQQRQLLCRLCPMVGPLDGAFLDELERAADWAYLDRGQLLFEQGAPSGSLFFVVSGRLAVERVERDGSVRALGEVGRGESIGEKSFFLGEARSARVRAVRDSVLVEFTNAEFEALVAGRPQLLRHVARSLVERLHKGDAGTATGARVASVAVLGASPGAPVSAFCERLAAALARHGPTLRLSAPVVNEMTGEPGLADAWEDAPEAARLLAWLEAREAAHRFVVFEAQPRVSAWTRRCLRRADHVLLLARADEDPGPDEVEKGLLSVDRGVTDARRSLVLVHPEGSDGLPRGTRRWLDARRVEDHHHLRWGDAADLARLARHLAGRAVGLVLGGGGARGFAHIGVLRALREAGVPVDLVGGTSMGASLAAQTAMGWSPEKMVEMNRRMWIEMRPHRVFTLPLVSVLSTAKAEVCGRMMYGDLEIEDLWIPFFCVSSNLTTAEMVVHRRGSLLRAATASASLPGIAPPVLEGNELLVDGALLNNLPSDVMRQLGAGVVIASEVSVEEDAAFTCDQVPTPRQVLKGRLLRRPVRFPSLMEVVMRASLLHSAYREREAMELADVCLRPPIDAFGLMEFDALESIVAAGYEYARTAVPAWVETGALGPSATGGG
- the ispE gene encoding 4-(cytidine 5'-diphospho)-2-C-methyl-D-erythritol kinase, yielding MPERLNAVTLDAPAKVNLRLRILAREESGYHSLETLFCALSLADEVGVARGGPGIRLRVEGGVDTGPPEKNLALRAAERFYRELGEEAAVDLHLVKRIPSAAGLGGGSSDAAAVLRALNALHGGIFPRTALLQMAAELGSDVPFFACGSPLALAWGRGERLLPLPPLPPRPVLVAHPGQAMPTADAFRRVAELRGGTYRPRATLLDPQALVSWDAVAALAGNDFEPVVVERIPVLADALAGLRAEGARIALLAGSGSSVFGVFEGEAERERAAARLEALGMRCWRARTLDAEPAPVPG